From a region of the Deinococcus metallilatus genome:
- a CDS encoding DUF4405 domain-containing protein, with protein sequence MTTTLKAAPRKRKFNTTVVNLVLDTCTFTAFILAMQPHGTGIPIHEWGSVALAFALIAHLVLHWEWITGVTRKLLGKLPGETRFNALLNLLFYIDMTLIILSGLLISRSVLPALGLHVDEHEGPWRRLHTLSADAGVIILALHVAVHRKWIVNAFRRYVWGRFTGGAGAGR encoded by the coding sequence TGAAGGCGGCGCCGCGCAAGAGGAAATTCAACACCACAGTCGTCAACCTGGTCCTCGACACCTGCACCTTCACCGCGTTCATCCTGGCGATGCAGCCGCACGGCACGGGGATTCCGATTCACGAGTGGGGCAGCGTGGCGCTGGCGTTCGCCCTCATCGCCCACCTGGTGCTGCACTGGGAATGGATCACCGGCGTCACCCGAAAATTGCTGGGGAAACTGCCGGGAGAGACGCGCTTCAATGCCCTCCTGAATCTGCTCTTTTACATCGACATGACGCTGATCATCCTCAGCGGCCTGCTGATCTCCCGGTCGGTGTTGCCCGCGCTGGGCCTGCATGTCGATGAGCACGAGGGTCCCTGGCGGCGGCTGCACACCCTGTCGGCCGACGCCGGGGTCATCATCCTGGCCCTGCATGTCGCCGTGCACCGCAAGTGGATCGTGAACGCCTTCAGACGGTATGTCTGGGGCCGTTTCACGGGGGGAGCGGGGGCCGGTCGATGA
- a CDS encoding response regulator transcription factor — protein sequence MKTVLIVEDNAGVRDMVREYLEEHGYRVRVAGSGQEGLLEARHARPDLVLLDVMMPRMDGLEFLRRFRATELAPVIFLTARDTELDKVLGLELGADDYVTKPFSMAELLARVRAHLRRGSEKSPATVLRAGALELDPAARTFLVRGRRVDLTRSEFELMSAFLRAPGRVFTRLELLEQVQEEALGSERTIDVHMRNLRAKIEEAPGKPRLIETVFGVGYRLNPDLDT from the coding sequence ATGAAAACCGTCCTGATCGTGGAGGACAACGCGGGCGTGCGCGACATGGTGCGCGAATACCTGGAGGAGCACGGCTACCGCGTCCGGGTTGCCGGAAGCGGCCAGGAGGGCCTGCTCGAAGCGCGGCACGCCCGGCCGGACCTCGTGCTGCTCGACGTGATGATGCCCCGCATGGACGGTCTGGAGTTCCTGCGCCGCTTCCGGGCGACCGAGCTGGCGCCGGTGATCTTCCTGACAGCGAGGGACACCGAACTCGACAAGGTGCTCGGCCTGGAGCTGGGCGCCGACGATTACGTCACCAAGCCCTTCTCGATGGCCGAACTCCTGGCCCGCGTGCGGGCGCATCTGCGCCGGGGCAGCGAGAAATCTCCGGCCACGGTCCTGCGGGCCGGGGCGCTGGAACTCGACCCCGCCGCGCGGACCTTCCTGGTGCGCGGCCGCCGGGTGGACCTGACCCGCTCGGAATTCGAGCTGATGTCGGCCTTCCTGCGGGCACCCGGGCGGGTCTTTACCCGGCTGGAACTGCTGGAGCAGGTTCAGGAGGAGGCGCTGGGATCGGAGCGCACCATCGATGTCCACATGCGGAACCTGCGCGCCAAGATCGAGGAGGCGCCGGGCAAGCCCCGGCTGATCGAGACGGTCTTCGGCGTCGGCTACCGCCTCAATCCGGATCTGGACACATGA
- a CDS encoding sensor histidine kinase — MKRPFWRTLAWRLTLAFVLVSALALGTVGFISAATTRSEFRAFLGEQARATLIADVQGYWQAHGTLSGYQPPQPDRHDGEGGPPQEAGRGGPFISLSPWIVLDPGQRAVYATPDVARGQRVTDRPETAVTVGGKTVAYLVPSGRQLHPDRRSQEFLARTVRAIGWAMLGAAGLAVGMGLLVARTLLRPLEELRRGIRALQQGEAPAPFRQNRSDEFGEVLLAFGEMHQDVLRNQQARRQLTADIAHDLNTPLSVISGTLEGILDGTFRPTPERLGRLHRETQHVSQLVNDLRFLALADAGELHVNRQPTDVAALVGEAVANFREVAQRQGVALDTTLDTPERAVPLDRVRLTQVLQNLLSNALAHTSAGDRVNVAVRSARGYLAVSIQDTGSGIPPEHLPHVFDRLYRADSSRSSGGSGLGLSICRSIIEAHGGQIQVSSTPGVGTTVTFELPGP; from the coding sequence ATGAAACGCCCCTTCTGGCGGACGCTGGCCTGGCGCCTCACGCTGGCCTTTGTGCTGGTGAGCGCCCTGGCGCTGGGCACCGTGGGATTCATCTCCGCCGCGACCACCCGTTCGGAGTTTCGGGCCTTCCTGGGCGAGCAGGCGCGGGCGACACTGATCGCGGACGTGCAGGGCTACTGGCAGGCGCACGGCACCCTGAGTGGCTACCAGCCCCCACAGCCCGACCGGCATGACGGGGAGGGCGGGCCTCCCCAGGAGGCGGGACGCGGGGGTCCCTTCATCTCGCTCAGCCCGTGGATCGTGCTGGACCCGGGGCAGCGGGCGGTGTACGCCACGCCGGACGTCGCCCGGGGGCAGCGGGTCACGGACCGCCCGGAGACAGCCGTCACGGTAGGCGGGAAAACCGTGGCGTATCTGGTGCCCTCCGGCAGGCAGCTTCATCCCGACCGGCGCAGCCAGGAATTCCTGGCGCGCACGGTCCGCGCCATCGGGTGGGCGATGCTGGGGGCGGCGGGGCTGGCCGTCGGGATGGGCCTGCTGGTGGCGCGCACGCTCCTGCGGCCCCTGGAGGAATTGCGGCGCGGCATCCGGGCGCTGCAACAGGGGGAGGCGCCCGCGCCCTTCCGCCAGAACCGCAGCGACGAGTTCGGGGAGGTCCTCCTGGCGTTCGGAGAGATGCACCAGGACGTGCTGCGGAACCAGCAGGCGCGGCGGCAACTCACCGCCGACATCGCCCACGATCTCAACACGCCGCTCTCGGTGATCTCCGGCACCCTGGAGGGCATTCTGGACGGCACCTTCAGACCCACGCCCGAGCGGCTGGGGCGCCTGCACCGCGAAACCCAGCACGTCTCGCAGCTCGTGAACGACCTGCGCTTTCTCGCGCTGGCGGACGCCGGGGAGCTGCACGTGAACCGCCAGCCCACCGACGTGGCCGCCCTCGTGGGCGAGGCCGTGGCGAATTTCCGCGAGGTGGCCCAGCGGCAGGGGGTGGCCCTGGACACCACGCTGGATACCCCGGAAAGGGCCGTCCCCCTGGACCGGGTGCGGCTCACGCAGGTGCTTCAGAACCTGCTGAGCAATGCCCTGGCGCACACGTCCGCCGGGGACCGCGTCAACGTGGCGGTCAGGTCGGCCCGGGGGTATCTGGCCGTGAGCATTCAGGACACCGGGAGCGGCATCCCGCCGGAACACCTGCCGCACGTGTTCGACCGCCTGTACCGCGCCGACTCCTCCCGCTCCTCGGGCGGCAGTGGCCTGGGCCTCAGCATCTGCCGGTCCATCATCGAGGCGCACGGCGGGCAAATTCAGGTGAGCAGCACCCCCGGCGTGGGCACGACGGTCACCTTCGAGCTTCCCGGCCCCTGA
- a CDS encoding DUF1175 family protein: MSPVRALALAALLAGNVAGNALAASAADADRDGYPDAVELVGADRAAFADWFAAVAESQYYGLAPDWKAADRDCAGLLRYAFVNALMKHDAAWWAKFTFLPRPHLPEVRGLTYPAPLVSRSVFRVAPGPYREGDVDAGRLVGRTSARFLANYSAALVSRDPARAQRGDLLFFLRPELGAYHSMVYLGGGRVVYHTGARPEDGGQVRLVTLATLMRHPDPAFHPTPNNPNFLGVYRWQILR; this comes from the coding sequence ATGTCCCCCGTCCGCGCCCTCGCGCTCGCCGCGCTGCTTGCCGGGAACGTTGCCGGAAACGCCCTCGCGGCGAGTGCCGCCGATGCGGACCGGGACGGGTACCCGGACGCCGTGGAACTCGTGGGCGCGGACCGCGCGGCCTTCGCGGACTGGTTCGCCGCCGTGGCGGAGAGCCAGTATTACGGCCTCGCGCCCGACTGGAAAGCGGCAGACCGGGACTGCGCGGGACTCCTGCGCTACGCCTTCGTGAACGCGCTGATGAAGCACGACGCGGCGTGGTGGGCCAAGTTCACCTTCCTGCCGCGCCCGCACCTGCCGGAAGTGCGGGGCCTCACGTACCCGGCACCCCTGGTGTCGCGCTCGGTCTTCCGCGTCGCGCCCGGCCCGTACCGGGAAGGGGACGTGGACGCCGGGCGGCTGGTGGGGCGCACCTCGGCGCGGTTTCTCGCCAATTACTCGGCCGCCCTGGTTTCCCGCGACCCGGCGCGGGCGCAGCGGGGGGACCTGTTGTTCTTCCTGCGGCCTGAGCTGGGGGCGTATCACAGCATGGTGTACCTGGGCGGCGGGCGGGTGGTGTACCACACGGGCGCGCGGCCGGAGGACGGCGGCCAGGTGCGCCTGGTCACGCTGGCGACCCTGATGCGCCACCCCGACCCGGCCTTTCACCCCACGCCGAACAATCCGAATTTCCTGGGGGTATATCGCTGGCAGATTCTGCGCTGA
- a CDS encoding AMP-binding protein, with the protein MVGSDTPHGADSPGARAFQAARQVLLDRANDPVGAHAAFRWPQFTTFNWALDVFAPLAARLGSAPALFWDGGELSYADLDARANQIANHLRHLGVKRGDRVLVMLGNVPELWAVLIACIKLGAPILPAATLLSAGDVQDRVERGQVRAVVTDSANAEKFSGLPGDVLRLSVDEQAGSGWHSLAEATHQPSDFTPDGATQASDPVLLYFTSGTTSRPKLVVHTHASYPAGHLSTGYYIGLREGDRHWNVSSPGWAKHAWSSFFVPLTSGAAVYLDNSRFDARATLDKLVRQRISTICAPPTVWRMLIQQDLSASPVQLREAVGAGEPLNPEVIERVQQAWGVTIRDGYGQTETTAQVGNPPGTPIKPGSMGRPLPGYDIVLLDERGQEAEEGELNLRLGDARPLGLMAGYDGDPERTAAVLGGDTYPTGDIVRRDEDGYLFYVGRADDVFKSADYRVSPFELESFLVTHPLVAEAGVVPSPHPERLCVPKAYVVLATGVTPSAEVARDLLAYAREGLSPHLRIRRLEFAELPKTISGKIRRVELAAHAKQGVESGVRGELEFWEEDFPAPAAE; encoded by the coding sequence ATGGTGGGATCAGATACGCCACATGGTGCGGACAGTCCGGGGGCCCGCGCCTTTCAGGCTGCCCGGCAGGTGTTGCTCGACCGCGCGAACGACCCGGTAGGCGCGCACGCCGCCTTCCGCTGGCCGCAATTCACCACCTTTAACTGGGCCCTGGACGTGTTCGCACCACTGGCGGCCCGCCTCGGGTCGGCCCCGGCGCTGTTCTGGGACGGCGGTGAACTCTCCTATGCTGACCTGGACGCCCGCGCCAACCAGATCGCCAACCACCTGCGGCACCTGGGGGTGAAGCGTGGGGACCGCGTGCTGGTGATGCTCGGGAACGTCCCGGAGCTGTGGGCGGTGCTGATCGCCTGCATCAAGCTCGGCGCGCCCATCCTGCCCGCCGCGACCCTGCTGAGCGCGGGTGACGTGCAGGACCGGGTGGAACGCGGCCAGGTCCGGGCCGTGGTGACGGACAGCGCGAACGCGGAGAAGTTCAGCGGGTTGCCGGGTGACGTGCTCCGGCTGAGCGTGGACGAGCAGGCGGGGTCCGGCTGGCACTCCCTGGCCGAGGCCACTCACCAGCCCAGTGACTTCACGCCGGACGGGGCGACGCAGGCGAGCGACCCGGTGCTGCTGTACTTCACGTCCGGCACCACCAGCCGCCCGAAGCTCGTCGTCCACACGCACGCCTCGTACCCGGCCGGGCACCTGTCCACCGGGTACTACATCGGGCTGCGTGAGGGGGACCGCCACTGGAACGTCAGCTCCCCCGGCTGGGCCAAACACGCCTGGAGCAGCTTCTTCGTGCCCCTCACCAGCGGCGCGGCCGTGTACCTGGACAACAGCCGCTTCGATGCCCGGGCCACCCTGGACAAACTCGTCCGTCAGCGCATCAGCACGATCTGCGCTCCGCCTACCGTGTGGCGGATGCTGATCCAGCAGGACCTGAGCGCCTCCCCGGTGCAGCTCCGGGAGGCCGTGGGTGCGGGCGAGCCGCTGAACCCCGAGGTGATCGAGCGGGTCCAGCAAGCGTGGGGCGTGACCATCCGGGACGGGTACGGGCAGACCGAGACGACCGCCCAGGTCGGCAACCCCCCGGGGACGCCGATCAAACCCGGCAGCATGGGGCGGCCCCTCCCCGGCTACGACATCGTTCTTCTGGACGAGCGCGGCCAGGAGGCGGAGGAGGGCGAACTGAACCTCCGCCTGGGAGACGCCCGCCCACTGGGCCTGATGGCGGGGTACGACGGCGACCCGGAGCGCACCGCCGCGGTCCTCGGGGGGGACACCTACCCCACCGGGGACATCGTGCGGCGCGACGAGGACGGGTACCTGTTCTACGTGGGCCGGGCCGACGACGTGTTCAAAAGCGCGGACTACCGGGTGTCGCCCTTCGAGCTGGAGTCCTTCCTGGTCACGCACCCGCTGGTGGCAGAGGCAGGCGTGGTGCCCAGCCCTCACCCGGAACGGCTGTGCGTGCCGAAGGCCTACGTGGTCCTGGCAACGGGGGTCACGCCTTCGGCGGAAGTGGCCCGGGACCTGCTGGCCTACGCGCGCGAAGGGCTCTCGCCGCACCTGCGGATTCGCCGTCTGGAATTCGCGGAGTTGCCCAAGACCATCAGCGGAAAGATTCGCCGGGTGGAGCTGGCCGCTCATGCGAAGCAAGGGGTAGAAAGCGGCGTGCGCGGCGAACTCGAATTCTGGGAGGAGGACTTCCCGGCGCCAGCAGCCGAGTGA